The Candidatus Poribacteria bacterium genome contains the following window.
CGAACCGCGATGGTGGGCAACAGCGTGCGGAACGACATCGCCGGGGCGCAACGGGTGGGCATTCGGACGATCTGGGTACGACGCCGGCTCGAAGAAGACGAGCACGACCACACCGCAGACGAGACGGTCTCCGACCTGAGGCAGCTTCGGAGCGCGTTGCGTGCGCTCGGGACGACTGAATAGCCGCCGTTGCGCGCAGTCGGACAGCCTATCTTCCCTCGCCGATGGCGCGGAACCCGGCGAGCCGCATTCCTCGCTGGACGGCTGGAACGCCCATGAACAGTCGCCAAACGAGCTCGTCCCGATGGTTGGCGAGCATCAACAGCGCAGCGCCGACATCGATGCCGATCGTGTCCTGATCCCACCATTCCCGCGAAGGGCTGAACGCGTCGGAGAAGCCGTACCGACCCCACACGCGGGAACCGTACGTGGCGCGAACATGCGCGAGCGTTTTCGTAACCAACTCAGGCGCGAAGACGATCGATGCCGCCACCGCGAGCGGAGCCACGGTTCCGTCGTGCTCGACTCGTCCCGGAGGCGCACTGTAAGCGCGGTAGCCGTCTGGACCGTCGCATGCGCTGAGCCCCCAGAGGTGCGCGCCGTAGAGGGCGCTGTGGTCGGCGCAGAACTGGCGATTGGCGAGCGTTGCCGCGACCGACGAGGACCAGTAGTCGTGCCCTTTGGCGTCACGCTTCGAGCGGAAGTCGACGAACGCATGGCTGAACTGGTGCGTGAAAAGCGGTCCCGACCGGAACGTCCGGTGCCCCGCGTAGCTCCCGGTCGGTCGTTTCCATGCGTTCCACGACTTCGTGGGGATGGGATGCGTCGGCGAGCCCATGCCGAGCAGGTAGAGGATCGTCGCCTCGGAGTAGCTGTCCCACCGATGCTGGATGAACCCTTTCTCCGGCGTCCACCCGTGGCTCAGCGTCAATGATTTCGGTTTGCTGCCGCCGTCCGTCAGCATCCACTCGAAATCCACTCGCCCATAGACGTCGTCGGCAAGGCGCTGTACCTTGGTTCCCGCGAAGTACTGCCCGGCAACGAGCGCCCCGGCGATCAGCAACGCCGTGTCGATGGACGACACTTCGCAGTTCCAGACGCGGCTTCCGTCTCGCATGTCCACGAAGTGGTAGAACCAGCCGTGTTCATGCGGCAGGTCATCTCGGATATATCGCAGCGTCCGCTCGGCGCGGCTCCGAGCCTCGTCGGCGGCGATCCATCCGCGCTCAGCGCCGACGGCGAGCACGGCAAGTCCGAACCCGGTGGCGGCGATGCTCGCGACCGTGTACTCGTCTGGAGCGAAGTTGCCCGCTCGGTCTTTGACGAGACCGGTTCGGAGGTCGGCTTCCGCGGCGAAGTAGGCGAAGAGCTTCGGGTCGAGCTCGCGCAGTACAGGAGCCATGTCGGCGAGGGAGGGTGTGGCAGCCGCCCAAAGCACCGCGAGGGTCAACACCATCGTGTGGACGCGATTCATGGCGACGTGGGCTGCTCCGAAGCCTTGGGCTTGGGACGCGCGTCCCACAGCAGCTTCCACGCCATGACCGATACGATGACCAGGACGATATAGACGAACCAGTCCACCCGCACGCCGCCGAGAAGGCTGTTCACCCACTTGCCGGCAAGGAGCCCGATTGCCAGCATCGGCAGCAGCGGCGGAACCATGCGGAGGATGTCGCGGTTGATGATCTGACCCCGCGTGTAGGTGATCAACTTGATGCCATTAATCCAGAAGAAGATGACCGTCGCGCATCCGACCATCGTGACGTTGATGTTCTCCTTCGGCAGCACGAGCAGGAAGTAGAGCGTCGTGATGATCCCGCCCAGATGCGCCATCGTGGAGAAGATGCCCGTCACGAACCCGATGCCGAATCCCGCGACCAGGTTCATGGCGGAACCGGTAAGCACGGGCGTAAAGTCATGCCATACGGTCATTCGTAGGATTTGGATCGGTACGAAGAATAGGGCGAGCGCGCCGAGCACGCGTTTGACCCACGTCTCCGACAGCCGTACCAGCACGCGCGTGGCGAACACGATGCCCAGCGCCGAACCAGGCAGCAGCGCGGCAACGACGCCCCACTTCCATTGACCCCAGTAGAGCCCGAAGTTGACGATGTCCGAAAGGAACAGGAGCGGCAGCGCCAGCCCGAGGCTCTCTTTGGGACGCAACACCATCGCCATCAGCGGCGTGATGACGATCCCCGTGCCGCCGGCAAAGCCCGACTTCGTTACGCCGACATAGAAGCTCGCCATCTGGAGCAAGATGCGCTGCTTTGCCGAACGTTCGACCATTCCGGTGTATCCTCGATGTGGGCGTCCATGTGAGCACGAGACAGGGGCGAGTCGGAACCCGCCCCTGCGGTCCCATGCGGACACATGTCCTAACGGATCAGAGCAGCGAACGAACCGCGCCGCCGTCGACCTGGATCGTCGCCCCCGTGATGTAGCTCGCGTGCTCACTGGCGAGGAACGCGACGAAGGCTCCCAGTTCTTCCGGCTTGCCGAGACGTCCGGTGGGAATGGTCGCCTCCATCTTCGCCAGCTCCTGCTCGGACGTTGTGCCGTTCGCCGTGGCTCGGTCCGCGAGCAGTTGGACGATCCGATCCGTGTAGATCAGACCCGGAGCGACGTTGTTGACGGTGACGCCGAACGGAGCCAACTCCGTCGCCGCGGTCTTGGCGAAGCCGATCACGGACGCGCGTACGGCGTTGGAGAGGATCAGGCGATCCAGCGGCTGCTTGACGCAGATCGACGACAGGTTGACGATCCTGCCCCACTTCCGCGCCTTCATCTCGTCCACAACCTCGCGGACGAGTCCGACGACGCTCATCAGCGTGAGCCGATGTGCGGTGTCGTAACTCTCGATGGGCGTGTCGAAGAGCCCGCCGGGCGGTGGACCTCCCGCGTTCGTCACGAGGATGTCCACCTGTCCGAGTTCGGCGCGCGCGCGCGCGATGACGGCTCGCGCCTGCTCCGGGTCGGACACGTCCGCCGGGATAGGCACGACCTTCGCCTTCGTCTCGGGGCGGATCGCCTCCGCTGCGTCGTTGAGCGCGTCCGCTCCTCGCGCGCAGATGACGACGTTGACGCCTTCGCGCGCCAGCGCTGTGGCACAGGCGCGTCCCAGCCCGCGACTCGCGGCGCAGACGACGGCGTTTCTGCCCTGGATCCCTAGGTCCATATCAACTCCCCATGCGCGGCGGGCACGGCTCCGTCAGTCCATCAACGCCTTCTTGAGGAAGTCGCCGCTGAGCAGGAAGCCGAGAGGTCGACGCGGCCCGTCGAACCGACCGTCTTCGTGCTCGATCACGACGTTGCCGTCGAACCCGAGCTCGTACAGCAGAGCGAAGAACCCGTGCCAGTCGAACTTGGCGAAGCCCGGCAGACGATACGTCCACCAGCCGCGACCCCACTTGCCGCGCCACGCGAGGCGGTCTTCGAAGATCTCCGTATCCTTCGCGTGAATGATGTGGATGCGGTCGATGAACTGCCGCGCAGCCGCCATCACATCGACATCCTGCCAGATGAAGTGCGACGGGTCGAACTCGAGCCCGATCTGCTTGGAAGGCACTGCCGCCAGCATCATCTCGATGGATTCCGGCGTCACGGTGAGGTTCCCGCCGTCGCCGAAGGGTCCTCTGCCGCCGGGCCAGTTCTCGAACGCGATCTTCACGCCCTTCTTCTCGGCGACGTCGGCGATGGGGCTGTAGACTTCCTTGAACATCGCGACGTTGTCCGCGAGGCTCTTGGAGGGGTCGTAGCCCATGGGAGCCGCGCCGGTGAGGACTGCGCCCCCGAACTCAATCGCCATATCCATCAGCTTGCCCATGCGCTCGACCTCGCCGACGAGCTGATCCTTGGTCGTACGGATCGAGGGTCCAAGCACCATGAAGGACGCGGCGAACAGACCGTACTGATTGAGGAGCGCCTTTGCCTGCTTTCGCTGTTCCGGCTGATCGATCCACCCAGCCGAGCCGCCGATCTCGAGGCACTGGAACGGGCCCTTCTTCGCCAGCTTCAGTGCATCTTCCGAGAAGGGCGTCAGAAACCCGAGCTTCATTCGCCTGTCTCCTTGTGACGTAGACTGCCCGCGCCCGTGGTCTCCGCCATTCCGGCTTGACCCTCTGGAATCGAGTCGATACAGTTAGAACCGATGTGCCGGCATCTGCGTTAGATGTCAGGGCGCAGCGTCATCGTGCCGGGGGACGTTACACGTTCTAGCATAGCCGGTCGCGTTCGTAAAGAGAACCGACGCCGCGCCGTCCAGTGCACCACCGGCATTGATGGGACCTCAACGAGTGAGGAGTTGCGTCTCGGTGATCACCACAGTCGTCGTCCTACTGGGCGTCCAGTTTCTCGCCTTCGCGTTGCTCGACAGCTTCGGCGGAGACCGTTAGCACCTCAAAGCCCGCGCATGAGCCGCGACCCACGTCGATGTCCTTGTCGCCTCGCGACTACCCCATCCTCGAGTACGATCCTCAGGCTTCCGCGATCATCGAGCCCAGTCGGGTCATCCACGAGCGCGGCGCGCCTGAGCACTGCGTCCTGTGCTTCTTCCAAGACGTCATCCAGGCGTTGACCCAGCGGGACGACTGCACCCTTTTCGCGATGGGCGGCAGCGAGCTCGGCGAGCACCCCATCTACGAAGTCCGGTTCGACAGCAGACGCCTTGCGGTGCTGCATCCCGGCATCGGCGCTCCATTTGCCGCCGCCATGCTGGAGGAAGCCATCGCGCGGGGCTCGACGAAGTTCGTTGCCTGTGGCGGCGCTGGCGTGCTGAACCCCGACCTCGCCGTGGGTTCCGTACTGGTTCCCACGTCGGCGGTCCGCGACGAAGGTACCTCCTACCACTACCTGCCCCCGTCGCGCGAGGTCGGTGCGCACCCCGACGCGGTCGCCGCCATCGAACAGACCCTCGCGGCGAGAGGCGTCCGCTACCAGACCGTCAAGACCTGGACGACCGACGCGTTCTACCGCGAAACGACCGACAAGATCGCCATGCGCCGCGACGAGGGCTGCC
Protein-coding sequences here:
- a CDS encoding sulfite exporter TauE/SafE family protein; translation: MVERSAKQRILLQMASFYVGVTKSGFAGGTGIVITPLMAMVLRPKESLGLALPLLFLSDIVNFGLYWGQWKWGVVAALLPGSALGIVFATRVLVRLSETWVKRVLGALALFFVPIQILRMTVWHDFTPVLTGSAMNLVAGFGIGFVTGIFSTMAHLGGIITTLYFLLVLPKENINVTMVGCATVIFFWINGIKLITYTRGQIINRDILRMVPPLLPMLAIGLLAGKWVNSLLGGVRVDWFVYIVLVIVSVMAWKLLWDARPKPKASEQPTSP
- a CDS encoding SDR family oxidoreductase; the encoded protein is MDLGIQGRNAVVCAASRGLGRACATALAREGVNVVICARGADALNDAAEAIRPETKAKVVPIPADVSDPEQARAVIARARAELGQVDILVTNAGGPPPGGLFDTPIESYDTAHRLTLMSVVGLVREVVDEMKARKWGRIVNLSSICVKQPLDRLILSNAVRASVIGFAKTAATELAPFGVTVNNVAPGLIYTDRIVQLLADRATANGTTSEQELAKMEATIPTGRLGKPEELGAFVAFLASEHASYITGATIQVDGGAVRSLL
- a CDS encoding sugar phosphate isomerase/epimerase, coding for MKLGFLTPFSEDALKLAKKGPFQCLEIGGSAGWIDQPEQRKQAKALLNQYGLFAASFMVLGPSIRTTKDQLVGEVERMGKLMDMAIEFGGAVLTGAAPMGYDPSKSLADNVAMFKEVYSPIADVAEKKGVKIAFENWPGGRGPFGDGGNLTVTPESIEMMLAAVPSKQIGLEFDPSHFIWQDVDVMAAARQFIDRIHIIHAKDTEIFEDRLAWRGKWGRGWWTYRLPGFAKFDWHGFFALLYELGFDGNVVIEHEDGRFDGPRRPLGFLLSGDFLKKALMD
- a CDS encoding purine-nucleoside phosphorylase → MSLSPRDYPILEYDPQASAIIEPSRVIHERGAPEHCVLCFFQDVIQALTQRDDCTLFAMGGSELGEHPIYEVRFDSRRLAVLHPGIGAPFAAAMLEEAIARGSTKFVACGGAGVLNPDLAVGSVLVPTSAVRDEGTSYHYLPPSREVGAHPDAVAAIEQTLAARGVRYQTVKTWTTDAFYRETTDKIAMRRDEGCLTVEMEAAAFFAVAQHRGVVLGQMLYGGDDVSGDLWDSREWNARATVREGLFWLAAEACLAL